From Burkholderiales bacterium:
CAAGCTAATGTTTGCCAGCGTTGGCCATTATCTGAAGCAACTTCCGGGGTTCGTACATCTCACTTGGTGGGTCCATCCTGACGATCCCACTTGGTTCAATGAGGTGAGCTTTTGGGAAAGCAAGGAAGCGATCGATGCCTGACACAATACCGGTTACCACAAGTTTGCCAAGAAATGGGCCGCAGAAAGTGGTGCCATTATTGAGGATGTCATTACAAATTTCTCGGTTGAAAGCACTCGCGTTTTGCGGATATGTCCTTGTTGCCATCAACTCCAGGACTTCAAGTATGACTTGGGCAAAGAACAGAAAACTTTGGCGCAGGCCTGCCCGCAGTGCGGTTTTCACTTCCCTATTATGAAAGAAACGCCGGACTGCTTTGCGGTCTTCAAAGATATCCGGTAGAACGAAACTTCAGAGCGCCGATCGGTCCACTGACGATTGCCATCCCGTCCGTGTCCGAAACGACAATTAAATAGCACAGGGTGTTCACCGCTAATCAGGAGCCTCGTGGCGATGCAAGGCTTTTTACATTAGGCGCGTTTTGTCAATGGCCGGCGGCGCCCATTGGGCGTTGGGACTTTTTCAACACAACAGGGCGAGACGTGACGTTCGCTAACGACCCGACGGGCCATTGCCGCAATCTGGCGCAGCTTGAAAAGGATTTACTCAAGGTAAAGACCTTGTTGGTCATTTCGGTCTACTTCGAGTCATGTTACCGCCATTAAATTTGCTTCATTCAATCTGGTCCAGAGTATTAAGGCAAGCCCGGTTGCCATTTTGAATGTCCGCTAGTTATTACTCGACCCTCAGGCGGATGGTTGCCCACCAATAATGCGGATGTCGCGCTGCGGGTACGGAATTTCAATGCCCTTCTCCTGAAATTTCCGCCAGATTTCCATGTTGATGTCGGAGCGCAGATTGAGCTGTCCTTCTTCGACGTCGTTAATCCAGATGCCCAATTCCAAATCGATGCCGTTATCGCTGAACGACTTGAGATAGACTTTGGTTTCCGGGTCGGCAAGCACCCTGGATTGATGCGCTGCGGCTTGTTTCATGATTTCCATAGCACGGAGCAGGTCGCTCTGGTAACTGATCTGCACAGGAATGCCGATGCGTATTTGACGGTTGGTGTACGAATGATTGATAACAGTTGTGCTAACCAGGGTTTGGTTAGGGATGATCGCCTCGGTGCCGTCATTGCTTTGCAACACCAGGTAGCGCGTAGTCAGTTGCGTAACCTTGCCGAAGCGGCCATCTACCGTCAGGATATCGCCCGGATGGATGGAACGGTCAAGCAGGATGATGAACCCACTCACGTAGTTGCTGGCAATTGTCTGCAAACCAAAACCGATGCCTACGCCCAATGCACCACCGAATACGGAAAGAACGGTGACGTCGATGTGCGCCAAAGATAACGCGATCAGAATGCCGAGAACCATCAAAGAAGCACGGATCAGCTTGGACAGCACCACGCGCAAATTTATGTCCATTTTTTCTGTGGCCATCACTCTGTGTTCCAGTGTCCGTGCCAGCCACATTGCCACCAGCATGGTGACGAGAATGGAGAGGATGCCGCTCAGGATAATGGTCAAAGAGATTCGCTGCTCGCCAATATGAAAGCTGACGTAATCCATCGCATCGATGACCCCAGGAAGCAACCCTGTGACGTGCAATGCGAACCCAACCCAAATCGTCAGGACAATGAATCGTTCGGAGCCTTGAAGCCAACTACTCGGAGCAAAGACTTGACGCAGGGCATAGACGACAAGGCGAATCAGCATCAATGCAAACAGGAGGGGAACAGCGATATTCAGAAGATTGACCGAGTACCACTGTTTAAGCGCGGCCCTCCCGATCAACACCAGTAATAACCCCAACAGCGGAAAAGCCACTCGGGATACGCCACCAAAGCCGACTTTTGACACGCCTTCGGACTTAGGAAGCCGTCCCAACAACCAGTGGTTTATTCCCCAAGCCAGTACCAGGCTAATTGCCAGCACAGCGATCTGCCAGAGAATTGTGGTTTGTTTTAGGTCGGAAAGAAAATCAATGAGCAGATTGCGGGTAGCGCTGGGCATGAGCCGGAATCCGTATCAGGTAAACAAATTGAATTTTAGCATGCTCGGTGCGGCGAGCTTCAACACGATAACAGTGGGATATGAAAAAATAGCTTAGCCGCGGGATTCCGTCATCCGTGCTACGCCTGTCAAGCCAACATTGCGGTTTCGGCGCGAGTAAGGATCAAGATTATTCAGGGCATTTGTTGGTCGAAATTTGCCGATGGTCAATGCCCGGAATTGGCCGATTCGCGCCTTGGCGGTAAGCAGCGTATTCTCAAGTTATGGAGGCCACGATATGCCTGAGAATCTAAAGCTTCGACAAGACGCGCTCGGCTTAAGCGAATCAGTCGTGATGGGTGTCGCCGGCACTGCCCCCGCCTTCAGCGTGGCGGCGACCACCGCCACCTTGATTGCCGCTGTAGGCATCTTGTCCCCCGCTAGTCTTCTTTACTGCGGCATCATCATGTTTGGCGTGACATTCGCCTACATGCACCTGAACCGGCTCAACCCAAATGCAGGTGCCTCTTACGCTTGGGTCGGCGCGGCGTTCGGCCCGACATTGGGCT
This genomic window contains:
- a CDS encoding mechanosensitive ion channel domain-containing protein — encoded protein: MSKVGFGGVSRVAFPLLGLLLVLIGRAALKQWYSVNLLNIAVPLLFALMLIRLVVYALRQVFAPSSWLQGSERFIVLTIWVGFALHVTGLLPGVIDAMDYVSFHIGEQRISLTIILSGILSILVTMLVAMWLARTLEHRVMATEKMDINLRVVLSKLIRASLMVLGILIALSLAHIDVTVLSVFGGALGVGIGFGLQTIASNYVSGFIILLDRSIHPGDILTVDGRFGKVTQLTTRYLVLQSNDGTEAIIPNQTLVSTTVINHSYTNRQIRIGIPVQISYQSDLLRAMEIMKQAAAHQSRVLADPETKVYLKSFSDNGIDLELGIWINDVEEGQLNLRSDINMEIWRKFQEKGIEIPYPQRDIRIIGGQPSA